The genomic stretch GCGGCGCAGAAGGACCGGGTATGGAGCCTGATCGAGCAGGGCGCGATCATCTATGTCTGCGGCGATGGCGGCAAGATGGAGCCGGACGTCAAGGCCGCATTGGTCGCGATCTATCGCGAACACTCCGGCGCAGGCGCGGAAGCCGGGCAGCGCTGGATCGACGAGATGGGCACGAAGAATCGCTACGTGCTGGATGTGTGGGCCGGGGGGTAGTTCCGCCGTCCCGCCTGCGCCGGGACGACGGCAATTCGTGTGCTAGAACCCCTTCCATGATTCCATGGGTCAAGATCGACACCGCGCGCATTCCCGGCACCGACGCGGAATTGCGGCTGATGCGGCGCGGCGCCGAGTTCTCCATCATGCTCGGCACCAACGAGCTGATGAACAGCCGCCTCAGCGGTTCCGAGGCCGCGCTCGCGACGCTTGCAGCCAAGAAGATCGAAAAGGTCGCAAAGCCGCATGTGCTCATTGGCGGCCTCGGCATGGGTTTTACGGTGCGGGCGGCACTCGGCGTGCTCGGAATCAAGGCGCAGGTCGTGGTGGCTGAGCTGGTGCCGGCGGTGGTGGCCTGGGCACGCGGCCCGATGGCCGAGATTTTCGGCGACAGCCTGATCGATCCCCGCGTCAGCGTTTTGGAGACTGATGTCACCGAGGTTATCCGGTCGCGTGCACGAACCTTCGATGCGATACTGCTGGATGTCGACAATGGTCCGGAGGGCCTGACCCGCAAGGCCAATGATGCGCTCTATAATTCAGCCGGACTGAAAGCGGCGCACGCGGCGTTGCACCCCGGCGGCGTGCTGGCGGTCTGGTCGTCCGGACCCAATCCGCCCTTTGCAAAACGTCTGCGCGGCGCCGGCTTCGACGTCAACGAAGTTGCCATCCGCGCCACTGGAAGAGGCGGCGGCGCGCGCCATGTGATCTGGATCGCGACCAGGGAATAACGCGCGCATCAGCCGCGGCTGGCGCTG from Bradyrhizobium sp. Ash2021 encodes the following:
- a CDS encoding spermidine synthase, whose protein sequence is MIPWVKIDTARIPGTDAELRLMRRGAEFSIMLGTNELMNSRLSGSEAALATLAAKKIEKVAKPHVLIGGLGMGFTVRAALGVLGIKAQVVVAELVPAVVAWARGPMAEIFGDSLIDPRVSVLETDVTEVIRSRARTFDAILLDVDNGPEGLTRKANDALYNSAGLKAAHAALHPGGVLAVWSSGPNPPFAKRLRGAGFDVNEVAIRATGRGGGARHVIWIATRE